The following DNA comes from Seriola aureovittata isolate HTS-2021-v1 ecotype China chromosome 15, ASM2101889v1, whole genome shotgun sequence.
GCTGTTCTCAACTGTGACCTGATTCACCTGGTGACCTAAAGATACtctttaatagttttatcatatattattattatcatcaccaAATTAGATGTTTCACCCCTCTCCTTTTAAAATGGAACGCAGTGACATGTCATCACACATCACTCactaacttcctgtttcctgtttccagctgaGAGTTACTCCAACCCCCTGGCTCCTGATGGCCACGAGGTCGACGACCatagagctgcagctcagtgagttcacctgtctgtctgtgtgtgtgttcaccttactgtttgtgtgtctgtctgtcttcaactgtctgtcctcacctgtctgtctgtgtgtgtgttcaccttactgtttgtgtgtctgtctgtcttcaactgtctgtcctcacctgtctgtctgtgtgtgtgttcaccttactgtttgtgtgtctgtctgtcttcaactgtctgtcctcacctgtctgtctgtgtgtgtgttcaccttactgtttgtgtgtctgtctgtcttcaactgtctgtcctcacctgtctgtctgtgtgtgtgttcaccttactgtttgtgtgtctgtctgtcttcaactgtctgtcctcacctgtctgtctgtctgtgtgttcaccttactgtttgtgtgtctgtctgtcttcaacTGTCTGTCTTCAACtgtctgtcctcacctgtctgtctgtctgtgtgctaaCATACCTGGGTGTGTCTCTTCAGGTCTAAACTTACCAATGATGACTTCAGGAAGTTACTGATGACACCGCGGGCGGCGCCCTCCTCAGCCCCGCCCTCCAAGTCCAGACACcatgagtgagtgatgaaggaGGGAAACACTGCTGACGCTTCATGTCTGATGttacactgatgatgatgatttattgGGTTATTTGTTATCTGTTTCCCAGAATGCCAAGAGACTACAATGAGGATGAGGATCCTGctgcgaggaggaggaagaagaagaggtgagTGTGTCTGTAACCTGTATGTAAAGTGGACATTCAATCACTGCATGGTTAacagctaacatgctaacacagGCAGCACTTCAGAGTAACCTGCAGCGCCACCTGAGGAGCTGATTGACCAACGATTGTCTACCTGACCTTTACAGCATCCTCCACCTCAGCTCATCAGATCATATTATTGATAATtaattactgtatattgcttTGTTGCAGTTACTATGCTAAGCTACGGCAGCAGGAgatggagcgagagagagagctcgCCGAGAAGTACAGAGaccgagcgagagagagacgagaCGGAGTCAACAAAGATTATGAAGAGACGGAGCTGATCAGCACCACGGCTAACTACAGAGCTGTAGGACCCACCGCTGAGGCGTGAgtactgctaatgctaacactgctaacaGTACAGCTATCTACTCAGCTGTAGGACCCACCGCTGAGGCGTGAgtactgctaatgctaacagtcTAACAGTACTCCTGGATGTGCTGCTGTCGTGTCTCCAGAGATAAGTCGGCAGCAGAGAAGCGTCGTCAGCTGATCCAGGAGTCCAAGTTTCTGGGAGGAGACATGGAGCACACTCACTTGGTGAAAGGTCTGGACTTCGCTCTGCTGCAGAAGGTCAGTAAATAAACTTGTTTCTTGCTCTGTTTAACACTTACTCCTTCGCAGGGTTCCTGTTCGTGAATGCCCACTCTGCAGGATCATGCAGACCAGACTGCAGCGTGTTAACCTGTACCTGTGTTACAGGTGAGAGCTGAGATCACCAGtaaggagaaagaagaagaagacatgaTGGAGAAAGTGCAGAAAGAGGCAAAGTAAGAACCCGACTGAACTCATATCAACTGAAGGAACCTTTGCCTCCCAGCAGGGAACTAAcctgtctgacctttgacctctgtctgTCAGGAAAGACGTGGAGCCGGAGGAGAAGATCGAGTTCAAGACTCGTCTTGGTGAGTCTGTTAGTTACTGACTAGTTACTGACTAGTTACCAGTGATTCTCTTTCTGATACGTccctttcctccccctcccctcctccccggTCAGGTAGGAACATCTACCGTGTGGTGTTCAGGTCCGGTCAGGTGGAGAGGAACGAGCTCTTCCTGCCGGGCAGGATGGCGTACGTGGTCGACCTGGATGATGAGTTCACTGACACCGACATCCCGACGACTCTGATCCGCAGCAAAGCCGACTGCCCCAGCAtggaggtacacacacacacacacacacacacctacctgcTGTTAGtgaacgtacacacacacacacacacacacacacacacacacctgctgttagtgaacgtacacacacacacacacacacctacctgcTGTTAGtgaacgtacacacacacacacacacaccacctgctGTTAGtgaacgtacacacacacacacacctgctgttagtgaacgtacacacacacacacacctgctgttagtgaacgtacacacacacacacctgctgttagtgaatgtacacacacacacacacacacacacacacacacacacacacacctgctcttagtgaatgtacacacacgcacacacacacacacacgcctgctgTTAgtgaatgtacacacacacacacacacacacacacacacacctgctcttagtgaatgtacacacacacacacacacacacacacgcctgctgTTAgtgaatgtacacacacacacacacacacacacgcctgctgTTAgtgaatgtacacacacacacacacacacacacacacacacacacacacacctgctgttagtgaatgtacacacacacacacacacacacacacacacacgcctgctgTTAgtgaatgtacacacacacacacacacacacacacacctgctcttagtgaatgtacacacacacacacacacacacacacacacacgcctgctgTTAgtgaatgtacacacacacacacacacacgcctgctgTTAgtgaatgtacacacacacacacacacacacgcctgctgTTAgtgaatgtacacacacacacacacacacacacacctgctgttaGTGGACGCTCTCTGTCTTGTGTCTCAGGCTCAGACGACCTTGACCACCAACGACATCGTGATCTCTAAACTGACTCAGATCCTGTCGTACCTCAGACAGGGGACACG
Coding sequences within:
- the ik gene encoding protein Red — its product is MPETESYSNPLAPDGHEVDDHRAAAQSKLTNDDFRKLLMTPRAAPSSAPPSKSRHHEMPRDYNEDEDPAARRRKKKSYYAKLRQQEMERERELAEKYRDRARERRDGVNKDYEETELISTTANYRAVGPTAEADKSAAEKRRQLIQESKFLGGDMEHTHLVKGLDFALLQKVRAEITSKEKEEEDMMEKVQKEAKKDVEPEEKIEFKTRLGRNIYRVVFRSGQVERNELFLPGRMAYVVDLDDEFTDTDIPTTLIRSKADCPSMEAQTTLTTNDIVISKLTQILSYLRQGTRHKKIKKKDKGKLDDKRAPEADLSIFDDIGDYIPSTTSSSKPPKDKDRHRDRERERERDRDKEDDSKSRRHAYFEKPRGDEHQVMEVDTGPGSVREQIKMINEKFAGAAGSQWQNQEPGSQRRDGKEQLGDFFGGSNSYAECYPATMDDLAVDSDEEVDYSKMDQGNKKGPLGRWDFDTQEEYSDYMNNKEALPKAAFQYGIKMSEGRKTRRFKETNEKAELDRQWKKISAIIEKRKKMEADGVDVKRPKY